One part of the Gammaproteobacteria bacterium genome encodes these proteins:
- a CDS encoding poly-gamma-glutamate hydrolase family protein produces MAWGAADVRFTPSRDKYRNFAELAAHEREDADYRIIVRSVPAAHISIVAPHGGGIERGTSELACAIAGRDFNLYLFEGLKPRGNFTSLHITSRHFDEPRCMDLLRRSKTILTVHGCMGMHHTMYLGGLDTSLKTLLARKLRATGMDIRLNDHPFPASDGDNLCNRGFRGAGVQLELTAGLRRTRPPATLGPLIHDLLLSR; encoded by the coding sequence GTGGCTTGGGGCGCCGCGGATGTTCGCTTTACCCCTTCACGGGACAAGTACCGAAACTTTGCCGAATTGGCAGCGCACGAACGCGAAGACGCCGATTACAGAATCATCGTCCGTTCCGTGCCGGCAGCGCACATTTCCATCGTGGCGCCGCACGGCGGCGGCATTGAACGCGGCACTTCCGAACTGGCTTGCGCGATTGCGGGCCGGGATTTCAATCTCTATCTCTTTGAGGGACTGAAGCCGCGCGGGAACTTCACATCGCTGCACATCACCAGCCGTCATTTTGACGAGCCGCGTTGCATGGATTTGCTCCGCCGATCGAAGACGATCCTAACCGTCCACGGCTGCATGGGCATGCATCACACCATGTATCTCGGCGGGCTCGACACATCCCTCAAGACGCTCCTCGCGAGAAAATTGCGGGCCACAGGCATGGACATACGCCTGAACGATCATCCCTTCCCTGCCTCCGACGGCGATAACTTATGCAACCGCGGTTTCCGTGGCGCGGGTGTTCAGCTTGAACTGACCGCCGGACTACGCCGCACCCGTCCCCCGGCCACTTTAGGTCCCCTCATCCATGATTTGTTGCTCTCTCGCTGA